In Longibacter salinarum, a single window of DNA contains:
- a CDS encoding Dps family protein, with the protein MSATTTERRTTDTATTDSFGEPWRPQSMIEDNPVGLPEEAAEKLIPKLDEIQCTLWTLYHQYHKHHWLVEGPQFRDLHLFLEENYEEVHKYTDRIAERITALGGIPTSAPANQAELSHVEHEPEGTYRIRKSLEHDLAAERTLAILVRETIDTALELKDHGTKRHLERLLTATEDRAHHIEHYLGEDTLDTGILSEG; encoded by the coding sequence ATGAGTGCAACAACCACTGAACGCCGAACGACCGATACCGCCACGACCGATTCATTCGGTGAGCCGTGGCGCCCGCAGTCGATGATCGAAGACAACCCAGTCGGACTGCCGGAGGAAGCGGCTGAGAAGCTGATCCCCAAACTCGATGAGATCCAGTGCACGCTCTGGACGTTGTATCATCAGTATCACAAGCATCACTGGCTCGTGGAAGGACCTCAGTTCCGCGACCTGCACCTGTTCCTCGAAGAGAACTACGAGGAGGTGCACAAATACACCGACCGCATCGCGGAACGAATCACCGCGCTGGGGGGCATCCCGACGAGTGCTCCGGCCAATCAGGCTGAGCTATCCCACGTCGAACACGAGCCCGAGGGAACGTACCGCATTCGCAAAAGCCTTGAGCACGACCTCGCAGCCGAGCGTACGCTGGCCATTCTGGTTCGGGAAACGATCGACACTGCGCTGGAACTGAAAGACCACGGTACGAAGCGGCATCTCGAGCGCCTTCTGACGGCGACGGAGGATCGTGCGCATCATATCGAACACTACCTCGGCGAGGATACACTCGACACCGGTATTCTCAGCGAAGGATAA
- the topA gene encoding type I DNA topoisomerase, whose translation MKRLVVVESPTKARTIRNFLPRDGYQIEASMGHIRDLPASAKEIPKDVKGEDWARLGVKIEDGFEPLYIVPSRKKDVVKQLRDAISDADELYIATDEDREGESIGWHLVKVLDPDIPVRRMVFHEITNEAIQRALTETRDIDIDLVEAQETRRILDRLVGYTISPLLWRKIKPKLSAGRVQSVAVRVLVMREKERVTFVPSEYWDLKAQMSKSGLDFESEMTHLGGVRLASGRDFDPDTGRLKDGITEGEDVLLMDEIQATALAEQLPAETWRVADVKTRDRTKSPYAPFITSTLQQEANRKLGLSSSRTMSIAQKLYENGHITYMRTDSTNLSKEAIQGARKAVVDRYGSDYLNDDVREYSSAKSAQEAHEAIRPAGSEMKTRKDLGLSGMAGRLYDLIWKRTVATQMAEAKIRYTNVYFEAGEGDEAARFRASGKEIVFPGFFRAYVEGSDDPEADLEDRERPLPSFNVGETSEPSGDGAPDSVFNVDDIEPIGHETKPPSRYTEATLVKKLEEEGIGRPSTYASIIDTIQKRGYVRKEGSALVPTFTAFATNNLMEKQFERLVDTHFTAEMEDALDDIARGAQDPDPYLKSFYLGDEGIEPRVEKGMDEIDPKQISEISFPKQWGDYVVRVGKYGPYVEGPLEDGSDDTATASLPEDLAPGDTSKDKLKDILEEANKGDQVLGIHPEADMPVILKSGPYGPYIQLGDDDQKGKPKRVSLPPGVSPEDVDFELGKKIINLPRVIGEHPETGKEIDAAIGRYGPYVRHKKKGKFTYASLKDSDNVLDVGLDRALELIEEKEAKNKPQRVLGDHPETGEPVELWKGRYGPYVKHKGTNASLKDGQTIEDLEMDEAIELLDAKSKKKGKKKKKKGKKA comes from the coding sequence ATGAAGCGTTTAGTCGTCGTCGAGTCGCCGACGAAAGCACGTACGATCCGAAATTTTCTCCCACGCGACGGCTATCAGATTGAGGCCAGCATGGGACATATCCGCGATCTCCCGGCATCTGCGAAGGAAATTCCGAAGGATGTGAAGGGGGAAGATTGGGCCCGCCTTGGCGTAAAGATCGAAGACGGTTTCGAGCCGCTGTACATCGTCCCGTCCCGTAAAAAAGATGTCGTCAAGCAACTGCGCGACGCCATTTCTGATGCCGACGAACTCTACATCGCGACGGATGAAGACCGCGAAGGGGAGTCGATCGGATGGCACCTGGTGAAGGTGCTCGATCCGGATATTCCGGTGCGCCGCATGGTCTTCCACGAAATTACGAATGAGGCCATCCAGCGGGCGCTCACAGAGACGCGGGATATCGACATCGACCTCGTCGAAGCGCAGGAAACGCGGCGCATTCTGGATCGGCTGGTCGGGTACACGATTTCGCCGCTCCTCTGGCGCAAGATCAAGCCGAAGCTGTCGGCCGGCCGCGTGCAGAGCGTGGCGGTGCGTGTTCTCGTGATGCGTGAGAAAGAGCGCGTGACCTTCGTTCCGTCGGAATACTGGGACCTGAAGGCCCAAATGTCCAAGTCCGGTCTCGACTTCGAGTCGGAGATGACTCACCTCGGTGGTGTTCGTCTCGCTTCGGGTCGCGACTTCGATCCGGACACCGGCCGCCTGAAGGATGGTATTACGGAAGGGGAGGACGTTCTCCTCATGGACGAGATCCAGGCGACGGCGCTGGCGGAGCAACTGCCAGCGGAGACGTGGCGCGTTGCAGACGTGAAGACGCGCGACCGCACGAAGTCGCCGTACGCTCCGTTCATTACCTCCACCCTCCAGCAGGAGGCGAACCGAAAGCTCGGTCTGTCGTCGAGCCGGACGATGAGCATTGCCCAGAAGCTGTACGAGAACGGGCACATCACCTACATGCGTACCGACTCGACCAACCTGTCGAAGGAGGCGATTCAGGGCGCGCGCAAGGCGGTCGTCGATCGGTATGGAAGCGACTATCTGAACGACGACGTCCGAGAGTATAGCTCGGCGAAGAGTGCGCAGGAGGCCCACGAGGCGATTCGTCCCGCGGGTTCCGAAATGAAAACGCGCAAGGATCTGGGGCTCTCCGGGATGGCCGGGCGCCTGTACGATCTGATCTGGAAGCGTACCGTGGCGACGCAGATGGCTGAAGCCAAGATCCGGTACACCAATGTGTACTTTGAAGCCGGCGAAGGAGACGAAGCCGCCCGCTTCCGCGCATCCGGCAAGGAAATCGTTTTCCCGGGCTTCTTCCGCGCATACGTCGAGGGATCGGATGATCCGGAGGCCGATCTGGAAGATCGCGAGCGTCCACTACCGAGCTTCAACGTGGGAGAAACGTCGGAGCCGAGCGGCGATGGCGCCCCGGATTCCGTCTTTAATGTCGACGACATCGAGCCGATCGGCCATGAGACGAAGCCGCCATCGCGCTATACGGAGGCGACGCTCGTCAAGAAACTGGAGGAGGAAGGCATCGGCCGTCCATCCACCTACGCGTCTATTATCGACACCATCCAGAAGCGCGGATACGTGCGAAAGGAAGGATCGGCTCTCGTCCCAACGTTCACGGCGTTCGCGACGAATAACCTGATGGAGAAGCAGTTCGAGCGGCTGGTGGACACCCACTTTACCGCCGAGATGGAGGACGCCCTTGATGACATTGCTCGCGGTGCGCAGGACCCAGATCCGTATCTGAAGTCCTTCTACCTTGGCGACGAAGGCATCGAGCCGCGCGTTGAGAAGGGAATGGACGAGATTGATCCGAAGCAGATTTCGGAGATCTCGTTTCCGAAGCAGTGGGGCGACTACGTCGTGCGCGTCGGCAAGTACGGTCCGTACGTTGAGGGGCCCCTGGAGGATGGATCGGACGATACCGCCACGGCATCGCTTCCGGAAGATCTCGCGCCTGGTGATACCTCGAAGGACAAACTGAAGGACATCCTGGAGGAGGCCAATAAGGGGGACCAGGTGCTCGGCATTCACCCCGAGGCCGATATGCCGGTGATCCTGAAGTCGGGACCCTACGGCCCGTACATTCAGCTCGGCGATGATGACCAGAAGGGCAAGCCGAAGCGCGTATCGCTACCGCCGGGAGTTTCGCCGGAAGATGTCGACTTTGAGCTTGGCAAGAAGATCATCAACCTGCCTCGCGTTATCGGAGAGCACCCGGAGACCGGGAAAGAGATTGACGCGGCCATCGGGCGGTACGGTCCGTACGTCCGGCACAAGAAGAAAGGGAAGTTTACCTACGCCTCGCTTAAAGACAGCGACAATGTTCTCGACGTCGGGCTCGATCGAGCGCTCGAACTCATCGAGGAGAAAGAGGCGAAAAACAAACCGCAGCGCGTCCTGGGCGACCACCCGGAGACCGGCGAGCCCGTGGAGCTATGGAAAGGCCGCTACGGCCCGTACGTCAAGCACAAAGGCACCAATGCCTCGCTGAAAGACGGCCAGACGATTGAGGATCTGGAAATGGATGAGGCGATCGAGCTGCTAGATGCCAAGTCCAAGAAAAAGGGCAAGAAGAAAAAGAAGAAGGGTAAGAAAGCCTGA
- the rsgA gene encoding ribosome small subunit-dependent GTPase A: MSDATSSSSPRTDDASTDAPNLLDGVVTRSTGSWYEVQVGDRTIPSRVRGKFRLEQQEADQTNPVAVGDRVTIRINEDDDTGFIIDIHERETKLSRRAAGRRAGQEHVIVANVDFAWAVQAVRMPKLNPGFIDRFLISADMFDVPAGIILNKIDLLDEADAEEIEDIAEMYDELGYPVLRTSATEETGIEDLRDRLENKISVVAGPSGAGKSSLLNAIEPGLDVETGEVSEKTEKGKHTTTFAELHPISGGGFIVDTPGIREFGILELHPADLAHFFVEFVPYLDDCKFQDCTHDHEPGCAVKDAVDRGEIHARRYESYLNILYSLQEGEEGIGR, translated from the coding sequence ATGAGCGACGCAACCTCCTCTTCCAGCCCTCGAACCGACGACGCATCCACGGATGCACCGAACCTGCTCGACGGTGTCGTAACGCGATCTACGGGTAGCTGGTACGAGGTGCAGGTCGGCGATCGCACCATCCCATCTCGGGTGCGAGGAAAATTCCGGCTGGAGCAGCAGGAGGCCGATCAGACAAACCCCGTGGCCGTCGGTGACCGTGTGACGATCCGAATAAACGAGGACGACGACACGGGCTTCATTATCGACATTCACGAGCGCGAGACCAAGCTGAGCCGCCGCGCCGCGGGTCGCCGAGCGGGCCAGGAGCATGTTATTGTCGCAAATGTCGATTTCGCGTGGGCGGTACAGGCGGTCCGCATGCCCAAACTCAATCCCGGCTTCATCGATCGATTTCTAATCTCGGCGGACATGTTCGACGTCCCCGCCGGGATCATCCTGAACAAAATCGATCTGCTCGACGAAGCGGATGCAGAGGAAATTGAAGACATCGCTGAGATGTATGACGAGCTCGGGTATCCGGTACTTCGAACGAGTGCGACGGAAGAAACGGGGATTGAGGACCTACGCGACCGTCTAGAGAACAAGATTAGCGTCGTTGCGGGACCGTCCGGGGCCGGAAAGTCGAGTCTTTTAAACGCGATCGAGCCAGGACTCGATGTCGAAACCGGGGAGGTGAGCGAGAAAACGGAGAAAGGAAAGCACACCACGACGTTCGCCGAGCTTCACCCGATTTCCGGCGGCGGCTTCATCGTCGACACGCCGGGCATTCGCGAGTTCGGCATTTTAGAGTTGCACCCAGCCGATCTCGCACATTTCTTCGTCGAGTTCGTCCCCTACCTTGACGACTGCAAGTTTCAGGACTGCACGCACGATCACGAACCGGGATGTGCCGTCAAGGATGCCGTCGACCGTGGCGAAATCCACGCACGTCGGTACGAGAGCTACCTCAATATTCTCTACTCGCTCCAGGAGGGCGAGGAAGGCATCGGACGGTAA